In Pirellulales bacterium, the DNA window CTTCATGCTTTCGCCCGCGACGCGGGCGCCGTGTCGCATCTGCGCGGTCATGTTCCGCGGCACGATGCGAATGTCGACAGTCTCGCGCGGCATGGCGCGCCAGTGCAGCTTGTAGGGTTCGTCGCCGCGCAGAAAATCGAAGGCGCGGTAGCCATCGGCGATCGCCTGCCGGAGCGTGGCGATGGTGATCAATCGGCCGGGCTCGGCGTCGAGCGCGTCGGGGTCGATGGCTCCCTGGTAGGCGTACAGCACTCGGTTGCCCACCAGGTGCAATTCGACGGCGATCGGCCGCCCTTCCATTTCGAGCCAATGCAGGCGGAGCTTGCCCAGCGCGAGCATGCGGTGCGAGACGTCGCGCAAGAAGCCGACGAAGCGCGGATCGGCGAAGGGGGTCGACTCGCCCCGGGCAGCCCGGCGGCGGGTTTGCATGTCGATCAGCGCGTCGAGGGCGAACGTGACGTCGTCGTCCGTGGCGGCAAGATGGATCTTGGCGCGACCCGAGTCGAGCGCCGTGCGCTGGAGCCGGCGCACCTGCTTGCGGTGCGACTTGGAGAGCAGGGCGAGGTACTCGTCCCAGGTGGCGGGCAGGTCGAGCCGCCAGCACGGTTCGCCCGCGCGGTGATACACCGACGCTCCACGATCGGAGAGATAAGTGAGCAACTGCTGCACGCGGGGATCGTGTGGGCTGACGCCCGTCAGTTCGACCAGGTCCCAGCTTTCCGAGCCTTCGTCCGAGAGCCAGTCGGCGAGCGACAGTTCTTCGCCGCTGAGGCATTCGGCCAGCGTCCGCGCGACGACACCTTCGTATCCGCCGGCGGCCATCACGGTGAGATACTCGGAGCAGACCGGGCCGGTGCCCAGGAAGCGCACGACCCGGCCCTGCGTCGTGCTGCGTTCGACATGCCAGGGGGCGATGCCGACCAGCGAACCATCGCGATCGAGCGCGTAGACGAAGATGGTCCAAAGATCGGGCACGCCGCGGCGTTGCGCGTTCGGCTCGAAGTGACGCCACCACGTGACGAGCCAATCCCAGCTACGAAAGGGCACATCGTCCGCCAGCGCGTTCCAATCGCTGGCAAGGGCCTCGAGATCGGCGGTATTTGTGATGCGTTGCAGTCGATACATGGCGTCTTCGGTCGGGGTAGATCGTGCGTGGGCGCAGAATCGAAGGGAGCCCGCCAAGCGACCGCCCTACGGGATACACCTCAAACTTCGGTCACTCCTAGACAGAAGCAAGCCGAATGCCACACGTAGAATCCGCGCGAATAGGGGCTC includes these proteins:
- a CDS encoding GNAT family N-acetyltransferase, which encodes MYRLQRITNTADLEALASDWNALADDVPFRSWDWLVTWWRHFEPNAQRRGVPDLWTIFVYALDRDGSLVGIAPWHVERSTTQGRVVRFLGTGPVCSEYLTVMAAGGYEGVVARTLAECLSGEELSLADWLSDEGSESWDLVELTGVSPHDPRVQQLLTYLSDRGASVYHRAGEPCWRLDLPATWDEYLALLSKSHRKQVRRLQRTALDSGRAKIHLAATDDDVTFALDALIDMQTRRRAARGESTPFADPRFVGFLRDVSHRMLALGKLRLHWLEMEGRPIAVELHLVGNRVLYAYQGAIDPDALDAEPGRLITIATLRQAIADGYRAFDFLRGDEPYKLHWRAMPRETVDIRIVPRNMTAQMRHGARVAGESMKQWIKNGLKFTGRLAIESGV